A window of the Lactuca sativa cultivar Salinas chromosome 7, Lsat_Salinas_v11, whole genome shotgun sequence genome harbors these coding sequences:
- the LOC111880659 gene encoding F-box protein At5g03100 — protein sequence MGSFKPKVNSSVELEWKTNTGKNGTRNKGIRDGVIKVGGKEEKEDRISGLPDCLLLEILSLLPSTKDAIITGTLSTRWKHLWTSVPTLIFHYDEEKYQWSDFVSLVDKTLTQCRQLKLKKFEVIIDYCTQFEPHINNWIHYAVRCNVAELNLYICHITVGCKFFNSSSFTDPTIRDCILNPTEAISWKMIRSVNISKGKFDEDLIEKIFSGSPLLETLVLDKCYGYRRLDITSKSVKNFVLSGKMYAKDKYAEDIDDVIEINAPHILSLTIKGRLWKLLLVNVASVVEASLCYTNFGRWIPPKEIEEERLKGLILNLRHVKELKIEGFCSKVKFLLLSSLCLS from the coding sequence ATGGGTTCTTTTAAACCTAAAGTAAACTCATCAGTAGAATTGGAGTGGAAAACAAATACAGGTAAGAATGGCACAAGAAACAAGGGGATAAGAGACGGGGTTATAAAAGTTGGAGGGAAAGAGGAGAAAGAAGATCGAATCAGTGGATTGCCAGATTGCTTGCTTCTTGAAATCCTCTCTCTTTTACCCTCCACAAAAGACGCCATTATAACAGGTACACTTTCCACACGATGGAAACATCTTTGGACTTCGGTTCCCACTCTAATTTTTCATTATGATGAAGAAAAGTACCAGTGGTCTGATTTTGTTTCCTTGGTCGACAAAACCCTTACTCAGTGTCGCCAGCTGAAGCTCAAGAAATTTGAAGTGATTATTGATTATTGTACTCAATTTGAACCACACATCAATAATTGGATTCATTATGCTGTAAGATGTAACGTTGCAGAGCTTAATCTATACATATGTCATATAACTGTTGGCTGTAAGTTTTTCAACAGTTCAAGTTTTACCGATCCTACAATAAGGGACTGCATATTGAATCCAACTGAGGCGATTAGTTGGAAAATGATTCGGAGTGTGAACATTTCCAAAGGGAAATTTGATGAAGATTTGATTGAAAAAATATTTTCTGGTAGTCCTCTATTGGAAACTTTGGTATTGGATAAATGCTATGGTTATAGACGGCTTGATATTACTTCAAAGAGCGTTAAGAACTTTGTGCTTTCTGGAAAGATGTATGCAAAGGATAAATATGCTGAAGACATTGATGATGTTATCGAAATCAATGCTCCACATATTTTATCACTTACAATCAAAGGTAGGCTGTGGAAGCTTTTGTTGGTAAATGTGGCTTCTGTAGTCGAAGCTAGCTTATGTTATACAAATTTTGGGCGTTGGATACCGCCTAAAGAAATAGAAGAAGAGAGGCTTAAAGGACTTATACTAAACCTTCGCCATGTCAAGGAGCTTAAAATTGAGGGTTTCTGTTCTAAGGTAAAATTTCTTTTGCTTTCCAGTTTATGTCTTTCTTAA